One part of the Tunicatimonas pelagia genome encodes these proteins:
- a CDS encoding glycosyltransferase → MHNLDSIDIIMLALPRWDTPYSSTSYSLAKELAKSNRVFYIDNPFTVKDFITLHSTQYIQSRKKALLTGRDNYTKVKGAPPNFTVVTSPMTLPINALPIGKLYSLLSKRNDKIVYCTIKKLIQDFNIREYIFINSFNPLYGKYFLKKLTPVLSIYQAVDDISESRYMQKHGPRLETNALRSTDITLTTSIELTRLKSKYANNVFYLPNAADISLFKQVSNPNLAEPSEILGEKRRIICYIGNLDGRVNYQLLKDIALHHQQKLILLIGPLNSNEFNKYQLDQISNIKFIGAKNISLLPSYLQKVHCTIIPFKLTTLTKSIYPLKLNEYLAAGKPVITTNFSEEVEKFEPVVYVAQNNREFTSLINRAIAEDSPAKEQERYNWVAANSWEARAKEFWKITESFLIAKTNGT, encoded by the coding sequence GTGCATAACCTCGATTCTATCGATATTATCATGTTAGCATTGCCACGTTGGGATACTCCCTACTCCTCAACATCGTATTCTTTAGCGAAAGAGTTGGCCAAGAGCAACAGAGTGTTTTACATTGATAATCCTTTTACTGTGAAAGATTTTATCACTCTGCACAGTACCCAGTACATTCAATCGCGCAAGAAAGCATTATTAACTGGTCGTGATAACTACACTAAAGTGAAGGGGGCTCCCCCTAACTTCACCGTGGTAACTTCCCCAATGACCCTACCGATAAATGCGCTACCAATCGGGAAGCTTTATAGCTTGTTATCCAAAAGAAATGATAAGATTGTTTATTGTACCATTAAGAAACTAATACAGGATTTTAATATCCGAGAGTATATTTTCATTAATTCATTTAACCCACTATATGGCAAATACTTTCTCAAGAAGCTTACCCCAGTACTATCAATTTACCAGGCAGTAGATGACATTAGTGAATCGCGGTATATGCAGAAGCACGGCCCACGTTTGGAAACAAACGCTCTGCGAAGTACGGACATCACCTTAACTACTTCTATTGAACTAACTCGTTTGAAGTCTAAGTACGCTAACAATGTTTTCTACCTACCTAATGCGGCGGATATTTCTCTTTTTAAGCAAGTATCTAACCCAAATTTAGCCGAACCCAGTGAAATTCTTGGTGAAAAGCGCCGTATTATTTGCTACATTGGCAACCTTGATGGTCGGGTTAACTATCAGTTACTCAAGGATATTGCCTTACATCACCAGCAAAAACTAATTCTGCTGATTGGCCCCCTTAACTCCAACGAATTCAATAAATATCAATTAGATCAAATTTCTAATATCAAATTCATTGGAGCAAAAAATATCAGCCTGCTACCTTCATATTTGCAGAAAGTACACTGTACGATTATTCCCTTCAAGTTGACTACTTTAACAAAAAGCATATACCCACTCAAGCTCAATGAATACCTAGCTGCCGGTAAACCCGTAATCACTACCAACTTCTCTGAAGAAGTTGAAAAGTTTGAACCAGTGGTATACGTAGCGCAAAATAACCGGGAGTTTACTTCACTAATCAATCGGGCAATTGCTGAAGATAGCCCAGCTAAAGAACAAGAGCGATATAACTGGGTGGCAGCAAACTCTTGGGAAGCAAGAGCAAAAGAATTTTGGAAGATAACTGAATCCTTTCTAATAGCTAAGACCAATGGTACATAA